From the genome of Sporomusa sphaeroides DSM 2875:
ACAGGCTTTCGATCAGGTTGAATCCCTGCGTTATTATACCGGAGCTTTGGACAAATTTACGGCTGCGGCGGCTGAAGATTATCTTACCGGTGTTGTGGATAAAGACAACCAACCGCTGGCGGGCTGGAAAGATAGCGCTTGCCGCTTAGCTGCTTTAAACCGTAGGACGGGAACCCGCCTGCCTTTTTTTCCACGGGAAGTGACTTTGTATCCGTATTTCGATGCCGAAGCAGAATTTGTCGCAAACGCTTTAGCCCTGCGTGACGGTGAATGGTATATCGGCATTGACGGGCAGCATGTCCCGCCGGTTTTGGACGAAGTACGCTTCCGGTTTTCGACTAACCGGCACGATGCGATAAAGCGTCTTTGCACGGCTGCCGAGCTTGATGCCGCCGGACGCCGGCAATATGCACTCTTTATTATTGAGCTTAGTGGCCGGAAAAACGGAACCGGCATAACACGTACACTGGTTTTACAGGCAGACAGGCCTTCCCTGTTGACCGGCTCAGTTGCTGCTGCGGCAGCGATAGCCGTACTGGAGGGAGAAATACCTGCCGGAATTCGTCCGCTTGCTGAGCTCCCCGTACCGGACAAGGTAATTGAGCGGTTAAATAAAAGCAAGGTTATCAGTTGTCTGCGAGTTTTCGAATCTTCGGTTGAACAATTGCTGCCGGTGACGGAGGGGGAACTATGAGAAGAAAAACGCCGGGCAAACAATTGCGAGCGATCGTATGCGGCTCCACTTTCGGCCAGTTTTATCTTGAAGCCTTAAATCTGCTGCCAGAAGAGTTTATCATTGACGGCTTACTGGCACGGGGAAGCGAGCGGTCGGCGCAGTGTGCAAAGTATTACGGCATAAATTTATATACCGAGGCCGGCCAGCTGCCGGATAACATTGATCTGGCCTGTGTCGTGCTCCGCTCGGGAGTCTTGGGCGGCAAGGGCACGGATTTGTCGCAAGAACTTCTCGCACGGGGAATTCACGTTATCCAGGAACAGCCTGTACATCACAAAGATATGGCGGCTTGTTTAAGAGTGGCCCGGCAAAACGGGGTTTTGTTTCAAACCGGCGACCTTTATGTTCAATTACCTGCTGTCAGGCGGTTTATTGCCTGTACCCGGACTTTACTGAACCGGCAAAATGCCTTGTATATCGATGCGGCATTTGCTTCGCAGGTTTCCTATCCGATGGTACATATTTTGGCAGAAGCTTTGCCGTCCATTCGCCCCTGGCGGACAGGGACGGTGAGCCGGGAAGGAGGTCCGTTCCAGGTTTTGACCGGAACACTTGGTAAAACTCCGGCTGTTTTGCGGGTGCACAATGAAGTCGACCCCAACGATCCGGACAACTATCTTCACTTGCTTCACCAGGTTACCATCGGCACGGCGGGCGGCAGTTTGTCCCTTACTGATACCCATGGTGACGTCATCTGGCGGCCCCGGCTGCATATCACCAAAAATCTGGGTACGTTTGGCGATTTAGCAGGCGCTTATCCGGAGCATCTGCTGGAAAACAGTACCGAAACGCTGGGACCGTCGTCGTCTGCCAGCTATAAAGAAATTCTCACAAAGCAGTGGCCTGGGGCTATTGCCCGTGATTTGTCATCCATGCGCGAAATGATTCTGGAAAATTTTGATACAGCGATGAAATCCCAGCAGGCGCTTTTATATTCCAGTCAGTGGCAGGAACTAACGGAAACGCTGGGATATCCCGTGCTGCGTCCGGGAGGTAGCCACCAGCCGCTGCCGGTGAGTATCCTGCAAACCGAGGCGGAAAAAGTTGCCGTGAATGGGTAGCTGTGCTCAGTTTGGCTGTGTGAAATATGTAAAAAAATACAGGAAATGGAGCAAGAAGATGCTTGTATGCAGTCACATTATGTGTAAGGTAGCCAATATTTCCGAGGCAGTTCAGAACTGCAAGAAACTTGGTTTTTCCGTCGAATGGGGCAGTGCGCCGGAACGCGCCCATAATGCTTTCATCTGGTTTGAGGAAGGTCCATTTATTGAGTTCTTCCAGATACCGGAATCATGGTGGCTTCTGGGTTCCCCTTTTGGCCTTATCTTTGGCCGGGAAGCAGGAAAGCGCTGGTATCGTTGGTTTGGTTCTGCCGAGGGCCTTTGTGATTTGGCGCTTGTACCGGCAAATGCGGCTGAAGAGGCAGCTAAAGAGGTAATCAGAGACAGCCGCAGCTTTAAGGCGTTAAAACTATCCTTAAACAAAGCGGGTTTATCGACTTCCCGGATCATCAACGGCTGGCGGGTCCGGCCTGACGGAGTAAAAGTCCGGTATAGTTTTTTTTCGCCGGAACCTTCCGGCCTGCCCTTTGTCGTTTCCGGCTATGACAGTTGCCAGCGTCCGGAAAAGGTTGAACATCCTAACGGCGCGCGCGGTATTACCTGGATCAAAATGGGCGTTGCCCACAATGATGTGCAGCAGTTTCGGCTTCTTACCCAAGGGGACAAATGGCTTATTGCCCAGCCAGCGACCGAAACAAAACTGCTGGAACTGGGACTTGCGGGTTTAAAACAGAGCCTTGATCCAAATCTGTTACACGGTACGGTTATGACTGACGCTGCCGGGAAGCCGGAAAATCAATATGAGGAAAAATGAGGGGATACATTCATGTTGCAAAATAGTAAGGTCAATGTTGCGGCTAATCAGTTATTGATACGCCTTCGCCAGAGCGGCGTATCGCTATGGGCGGAAAATGGAAAGCTTCGCTACCGGGCACCGCAGGGTGCACTCGATGACAACGAACTTTTAGCATTGAAAAATCATAAAGCAGATATTCTGCATCTATTGGCAACAGATGCGGTGGCTGTTAAAGTTACGCCTGATCCCGCGTCCCGCTTTAATCCTTTTCCGTTGTCCGATGTCCAGTCTGCCTATCTGCTGGGGCGCCATGAGGCATTTGGCTATGGCGGCGTGGCTTGCCATATTTATCTTGAACTGAATTATCCCGAGCTTGATCCTGTCCGGGTCCAGAAGGTTTGGAATCAGCTCATATTACGCCACGACATGCTGCGGGCGGCAATTGATCCGAGTGGTTATCAGCAGGTGCGGGAACAAGTACCCGGACTTACCGTCGCCTATACCGACGTCAGTGCCTGGGACAACGTCAAGGTAGCGGACAAACTTGCCGAGATCCGTGAAGAAATGGGACAGCGGATTTATGATACCGCCGGATGGCCTTTATTCGGTATTGGCGTGACTAAGACGCCAGTGGGGGCTGTCTTACATTTTTCTATTGAATTGCTTATCGCCGATTGGACTAGTATTTGGCTGCTTATCTCGGAATTTGAAGCCCTTTACGCTGATCCCGCGTGCAGACTGCCGGAGCTTACGCTCAGTTTTCGTGACTATCTGCTGGCCGAACGCGGCGTGAAAGAAACTATGGCGTACAGCAGGGCTAAAGATTACTGGTTACAAAGGCTTGATGAGCTGCCGCCGGCTCCGGATCTGCCGCTAGCCAGACCCAATAGCACCGGTAAGGCGCATTTCCGGCGCCGTTACCTGCAGATGGATACTTCCTTGTGGAATGGATTCAAGCAGCAGGCCCAAAAACGGGGCGTGACGCCCACGGCGGCGGTAATGGCGGCCTATGCCGCCGTTATTGAGCGCTGGAGCCGCAACAAAAAGTTTTGCCTCAACCTTACCGTTTTGAATCGCATGCCTTTGCATCCGCAGGTTAATGACATTGTTGGCGATTTTACCGCGGTTAGTTTGCTGGCTGTGGACTGGTACGCCGGCCAATCTTTCTGCGAGCGGGCCCGGCAAATGAATAAGCAATTGTTTGCCGACCTTGATCACCGCTTATTCTCCGGCGTGGAAGTGTTACGGGAAATAGCGCGTAAGCGGGGACGGGAAGCTGCTCTAATGCCGCTGGTTTTTACCAGTGCTATCGGCCTGCTGGAGGCGGCAGCAATGAATCAGCCGCAGGGTAAGGTTGAAGGGCAGGGAATCAGTCAAACGCCGCAGGTCTTTATCGATTGCCAGGCGATGGACGGGCCATTCGGCCTTAGGGTTAACTGGGATATCAGAGAAGGTGTTTTCCCCGACGGCATGGTTGACGATATGTTCGCCGCCTTTGAATCCCTGTTGTTTTCCCTGGCAGGAACCGAGCAGGCCTGGGATGCGGCTGAGAACGTGTTTTTGCCGGCATGGCAGCTATGTGAGCGGGAAGACAGTAACGCCACCCAAACTCCGCTGGCAGCTGGTTTGCTGCATAGTGAAATTCTGGAACAGGCCGCTGCTGCGCCGGACCGACCTGCTGTTATTGACGGTGAGAACCGGGTGACATACGAAGAACTTTTGCTACGCGCTTCGGCAGTGGCCGCAAGACTAAAAGAATTAGGCTGCAGAAATCAGGATAAAGTCGCAATCATTATGGATAAGTCTGTGCAGCAGGTGGCAGCGGTGCTGGGAGCCTTGGCGGCTGGAGCGGTATATGTTCCGATCGACACAATTCAGCCGGATTTGCGCCGGATGGCGATACTGGAGAAAACCGCAGTCCGTTATGTGTTGACCTGCTCGGGAACGCGGCTGAATCTGCCGGAACACATTGCGGTAATTAAAGTGGACAAGTTAATGCCGCACCCGGAAAATATCTTAACAGCAGAGGGTGATCCCGATACACCGGCGTACATCATTCATACTTCGGGCTCGACCGGACAGCCCAAAGGGGTTGTAATTACACACCGTGCAGCGGTCAATACCATAAAAGATATTAACAAACGTTTTGCCGTCAGCCGGGACGACCGGATTATCGGCCTTGCCCAACTGGGATTTGATTTATCGGTTTATGATATTTTCGGCATTCTGGCGGCAGGAGGAACCCTGGTTTACCCGTCCGCCGACCGTCAGACCGACCCATCTCACTGGGCGGAACTGATGGCTGAACATGAAGTGACTATCTGGAACTCTGTACCGGCCCTGATGCAGATGCTGGTCTCCTATCTGCATTCTGCCCCGCAAATCAATCTGGAAAAGTTTCGCCTGGCTATGCTTTCCGGCGACTGGATTCCGTTGAATCTGCCGGATATGCTTATCAAACGCGTACCGTCTGTACAGGTGGTCAGCCTTGGCGGCGCCACCGAAGCGGCTATCTGGTCAATTTATCATCCTTACCAGGGATTGCAGCCAAACTGGAACAGCATACCGTATGGACGCCCGCTGGCCAATCAAGGATTCCGTGTTTTGGACACAACGCTGCGGGATTGTCCCGTATGGGTGACCGGGGAACTTTATATCACCGGTGCAGGTCTGGCCGAAGGGTATTATGGGGATGAAAAAGCAACCCGGGAAAAATTCTTCCCCCATCCTGTCGATGGACAGTGGCTTTACCGCACCGGTGATACGGGCCGCTATACTCCCGGTGGTGAAATAGAATTTCTCGGCCGCGAGGATACGCAGGTAAAAATCAAAGGGCACCGGATTGAACTCGGGGAAATAGAGGCCGTGCTGCAAAAGCACCCTGCGGTTGCTGCGGCCGGTGTTGTTGTTGACGGCTCAAATCAGGACAGGGCGTTATTAGGGGTGGTTGAGACTGCCTTCCGGTCAGGACGGGAGATTGCAAAAGATCAGGAACAGTTCGCCGGTTTGATAAGTGGAATCAGTGAACAGGCCGGTTTTTTGACGGCTGAACTAACCAAGGATGTTGTCGAAGCGGCCTATGCAAAGCTGGATAGAGCGATTCTGCACTCTATGCTGTGCGCCCTGATTCGTTTAGGATTATTTGCCGGGCCGGAAAAGTATTCGGTTGAGGATATTTTGAAAAATGAAGGCATCCAGCCTAAATACCATTGGCTGGTACGGCGCTGGCTGGCCAAACTGACGGAAAGGGGTTATCTGCTGGAGCCGGCAGCCGGACATTTTAGCTGCCCCCAGAGGCCGGCCGCCGAAAGCGTAAACCAGTATTGGGAAGAAGCGGAAACAGCCTGGGTTAAGGAGCTTGGCTCACCGGGCTTTGCAGCCTATTTGCGCAGTAATGCGGAAAATCTTTTGGAACTGTTGAGCGGGCGGCAGGATCCGGTTGCCCTGCTTTATCCTCAGGGCAGGCTGGACTATGTGGAAGCGCTGTATTCCGGAAACATCATGGTCAACTACCTGAATCATTGCATCTGCACGCTTTTGGAACGCATTGCCGCAAGCCAGCCGGGAAAAACGCTGCGTATCCTGGAAGTCGGGGCCGGTACGGGAGCAACTTCGGCCAAAGTGCTGAGCCGTATGGAAGGGATGAATGTGGAATATCTATTTACCGATGTTACCGCCTCGTTTATTCCCAGAGCAAAAGCACGCTTCGAAAGAATTGCGGGAGTACGGTTTGGTGTCTTTGATGTTGACAAAGATTACCGGGAACAGGGGCTGGCACCGAACAGTTTTGATATTGTGCTGGCAGCCGGGGTGTTGGAAAATGCCCGTGATATTCCGTTTACCATGGGCAGTCTGAAAGACCTCATTTGTCCGGGCGGCTGGCTTGTATTTACCGAACCGACAGAAGAACACGCCTGGATATTGGCTTCACAGGCATTTATGATGACCCAGCCTGCTGACCGGCTGCGGTTAGAACACTCTTATCTGAATAAAAACGAATGGCTGCAGGTATTGAAAGAATCCGGGGATGAGCCAATTTTGTCCTTGCCGGCGGCAGAGCATAAACTTTCAGCGTTGGGCCTGCATTTGTTTGCCAAACGCATGAAACAGGACCGGGTGCCATTACAGGCGGCGGAATTAGTCGATTATATCGCCCGGCAGTTACCGGCGCATATGCTTCCTACCCATTTACAGGTTGTTGACGCTTTGCCGCTGACCGGCAACGGTAAAGTGGACAGGCGGGTGCTGGCAAAATGGCGGCCTAAGCCGATAACAGAAGTAATTGCTGCACAGGCCGGTGAAACAGCTGCGGATGACCTGGAACTAAAATTGTCCCGGCTTTGGTCCGAGGCATTGGGGATTCCCGCTATCGGCCGGAAACAAAACTTTTACGAACAAGGCGCCGATTCTCTTATTATGGCGCAAGTTGCCGGGAAAATACGTGAAATCCTTGCCGGTGAGAGCCCCGAAAGTGACATACCCTTTGATGCGTTGCTGCGCCAAATGCTTAATTACCCAACCGTAGCCGAACTGGCGGAATTCATTCAGTCTCAAACCGGGGAAAAAGCAGAGCATGCCATTTTGGCTTCTCCCGAATTGCCGGATCAGGTGGCGGGCAATGCCGTGCTTACATCCTACGGCGGCGGTGACACCGGTCCCTTAAGAGTCGTTTTTCATGCTGCTTTAGGCACAATGAATTGCTTCCGTTTGCTTTTAGGCCATTTCGATCGCCAGACCATCGGGCCGGTCCTCGGCATTACGGTTAAAGATGCTCAAAAATATTGTGCGCTTGCGCCAGACCGGCTTGTCGAAACGGTGGCAGATGATTATGCCGGAGAATTACTGAAAACTGGGCATAAAAAAATGCAGCTTGTCGGTTATTGTCTGGGAGGTTTATTTGCCGTTGAGGTTGCCAGGCGTTTGCTGGAAAGCGGGATACAGCTGACCGATATGGTTTTGGTTGACAGCCATCCTGTGCTGTTCGATGTTCAGGACGATTTGGTTATTGAGGCTTTGTTTGTTCCTAATCTGCACATCAGCCTGGCGCAGGCCGGTTTCGGTGAAGCTACTCAGGATGAGTTTATTCTTGGTTTTAAAAGCATTATCGAGCGCACCGGCAACTATGTTCCGGCCGGGGCGGCGTGCGCCATTGCGGGTGATAATGGGTTGACGAAAGTGGGCGACATATTCCGAAAAATGGCAAGCTTTAGTAAGCGGGAGCGTTTTACCGCCTATGTCAACGCCATGGCCCGGTTTACCGGCGAACAAATGCCGGTTGACATGGCAGAAGGCTTATTTGCGGCCTATCGGCAAAGTTTTCTTGGCAGCTATTTTAAACCCCGGCCCTACATGGGCGATATCCGCTATTTGCGGGCCACCGGGTCATCCGGGTTTATGCCGGGTGCCCATGAAATGACACTGGAGTTCTGGCGCGAAATCTGCCTGGGAGACTTAACAGTCACCGATATCGGCGGCAACCATTTTAGTTGTGTTGAGGAAGAGCCATATGCCACTGATCTTGCCCGGCTAATCGCGTTACCGCTGGTAAAGTAACCCCGACGGATTCTTTCCCGCCAGCGCCGGCAAAACGGCCGGCACTGGCGGGAAAATGAAGTTTATCGGTAAAGGAGTGATTTTTATCAATAACCTTAAGGCGAAACGCTGCGTAAGATGTCTGGCCGTGGAGGCGCGGAGTAAAGGAACACTAATTGGTGATGACGGCGTATGCAATCACTGCAAAATAAACCCATCCCGCTATAACCGGATGTCCTGGGAGGAAAAGGAGCAGAAATTCCTTGAGCTTATCCACGCGGCCAAAGGTAAACACCGCTATGACGGTTTTATTATGATGAGCGGCGGTAAAGACAGCACTTATCTGGCTCTAAAACTTAAAAATGAATATAAGCTGAATCTAATGGCCATGTCCGTTGATAACGGCTTTGAATATCCGGACTCCTTTGACAATGCCCGAAAAGTATGCGACAAACTGGGAATTCCCTATATCATTCTTCAGCCCGATATGCGTCAATTGCGTAAATTCTACCGATATATTATAACGGAAAAACATCTCCGGCACGACGATTACAGCCAGATATGCCTGTACTGCGGAAATTATCTGAAACGCCAGGTTGACATTTATGCGGAAAAATTTGATGCGGCCTATATTTTTTCCGGTTATAACCCTGACCAGGTAACGGAGCTTGGGGAAGCGGCCATTGTGGAAGCCGATCCGGGGCTGGCTCAATATCAGCAAATGATCAAGAGAACACTGGATGAAAAAATGCAGGATGCCTATCAGTATACTTTGCAAAAAAATGATCCGGAGCTAGCTGCTTGCTTTGAACTGCCGCGAACGAAAATCCTGTACTATTATCAGCATTTTCCGTATGATCCGGTTCATATGCTTGCTACAATCCGGCAAGAGCTTGATTGGGAACCGATAAAACGGTTCAGCAAAAACTATCTCGTATCCGGCTGCCAGCTGGTTTGCACGTTAGTGCACCTTTGCCAGCAAAAAAATATACCGGATTATATTCAAAAGGAGTTCTCGGCGCAAATAAGAAGGGGTACCCTTACGAAAGAGCAAGTTGAGAAAGTAATGGCGGAAATAAAGTTTTCGAATGAAGAAATTGACGAAACACTCGCCAAACTGGATCTTACCTGTGCGCAAATGCTCACGCTTTAATTTTCTATTGGACAGGCAGTGTCATACTTAAGAAAGGGAGAAGGATATGACAGACGACAAAACCAGGAAGATACAAGAATATGCCGGCTCTGTCGCTGAGATTCTGGAATTCAGGGCGCGGCACACTCCGGATAAAAATGCCTATGGCATGCTGGACGCAGTTTTCCGGCTAACGGCAATCACTTATGCGGAATTATGGGCAAGAGTAGCGGCTCTCTCCTCCCGGCTGCCGGCGCAAATTGCCGGGGAACGCTGCCTGCTGATGTTTCAGCCGGGAATCGATTTTATCGTGGCGCTCCTGGCCTGCAACCATAGCGGGGCAATTCCTGTTCCTGTCAATATGCCGGGGCGGAATAAATCCCTGGTCAAATGGGAGAACATCGCCGCCAATTGTCAGGCCTGTTGTATTCTTACTGACAAAGCCGGTCTTGATACTTTCCCGGACATACTGAAGCCTTCCGGGGTATTAGCGGCCCTGCCGCTTTATGCGGAACAGGCGGGTATTGTTGCCGGCACCAGTCCGGGCTTTAATGAACTTGCGTTTTTGCAGTACACATCCGGTTCTACCGGTGATCCTAAAGGGGTTATGGTGACTCACGCCTCATTGCTGAATAACCTTAAGCAACTGGCTGACAAGTTTAGGATCAACGAAAATAGTGTTATGGTAAGCTGGCTGCCCTTTTATCATGATATGGGCTTAATCCTGGGAATTCTCCAGGGGATTTATTCGGGCAACCGAGTCATTTTAATGAATCCGGCCGACTTTATGCAGCAGCCGCTGAACTGGCTCCGGGCAATTTCCGTCTATCAGGCGACGCATACGGCGGCACCTAATTTCGCCTATGAACTGGCTGCCGCCAAACTGGCCAAATTGCCTCCTGACGAGGCGAAAGATATTTCCCTGCAATCACTGACAAGAGCGGTTTGCGGTGCTGAACCGGTTAACTTAAATACCATGCTCAAGTTTAATCAGGCGGCGCGTCCTTTCGGGTTCCGGGAATATACACTGTCGCCGGGATACGGGCTGGCAGAGGCTTCACTGGTAGTATCAGCCTATCGGCCGGGACAAAGAACCGGCTGGCTGAAGCTAGCTAGAAATGATTTGCAGAACGGCCTGGTTTCCGTGTTGGACCGGGGTTATCTTGATTACACGCAGCAACAGGCGGATGAAGCTGCAGCCGGCTCAATTTATTTGGTCGGCAACGGCTTCGTTATTGACGGACACCAAGTGTCGGTCAGAAATCCGGAAAGCGGGGCCGAACTCGGCAACCAGGTCATCGGTGAAATCTGTTTTGCCGGAGAATCGGTGACCCGGGGTTACTGGAACCGGGTGGAGGAAACCAACGCCACTTTCCCGGTTGATGAAAAGACCGGCCGGTTTTTTCTCAGAACAGGCGATCTCGGTTTTCTGGATACCAACGGTGAACTGTATATTACCGGCCGGATCAAAGATCTGATTATTATCCGGGGTATGAATTATTATCCGCAGGACATTGAACGAACCGCCTTTACCGCCCATCCCGATCTCCGTCCGGATGGCACCGCCGCTTTTTCGGTCGTTCAGGCCGGCGAGGAACAACTGATATTGATCCAGGAGGTTAACCGGCCGGCAGTCAGAAAGCCGCAATGCGATCAATGGGCGAAAAAAATCAGGGCCGATATACTAAAGGTTCACGGCATTCTCGCGGAGAGTATAATTTTTATTCCGCCGATGCATGTTCCCCGTACCACCAGCGGCAAAATCCAGCGTAACAAAGCCAAGGCCATGTACTTAAACCGTGAGTGGGATAAAATCGTGGGCATCTCTTCCCTGGAAAATTCGGAAAGAGCCCCAGGTGCGCAACCTATTACCAGCCGGGAAGAGCTGGCTGACTATATTACCGGACTTGTCGCCCGGCAGCTTGCCGTACCGGCAGGCGAAATCGATCGCAGTCTGCCGTTTACGGAACTTGGCCTCAATTCCATGATGACCCTGTCGGTTCGCAGTTCACTGGAGCAGGCAATGGGTTTCTCCATACCATCCGTTGCGCTGTTTAACTACAATACAGTGCAGCAAATGAGCGACCATCTGTTTTCGCTTAAGAATGGCAGCGTAAATCAGTCTTGGCCGGTCCGGCAAGCCGGTGTCGGGGATAGCGCTGTTTTTCCGGAAGCAGAATACGACCATTATTCGGAAGAAGAACTTTTGTCACTTCTGGCAAAGGAAGTGGGAGGGGAGGATAATGCACACTGAAACAACGGCGCTGGTTAAAAGCGATATTATTAAAAAAGCACTGATTGAAATAAAACAATTAAAACAAGAGTTGCATTGGCTGCGTGACAGCCAACATGAACCCATTGCCGTCATTGGCATGGCCTGCCGTTTTCCGGGTGGCATCACCAATCCGGCAGAATTCTGGCAGGCGCTGGTAGAGCAGCGGGATCTGATTGGAAGTGTTCCGGCCGGAAGATGGGAACCGTACCGCAGTAACAACCCGGGCAGCCCTTACCTAGAGCAAGCCGGTTTCTTACTGGAGGATATTGAAGCCTTTGACCACCGGCTGTTCCGGTTTTCACCGAAAGAAGCGGAACGGACCGATCCCCAGCAGCGGCTCTTTTTAAAAATATGCTGGGAGGCGTTGGAAAATTCGGGTTATGCCCCGGACAGGCTGAAAGGCTCTAAAACCGGTGTTTATGCCGGGGTCAGTTTGCCGGACTACCTTTATGCCCTGCACCTTGACCAAAAAAACAATTTGATCCTTGAACCAGACGATATCACCGGTAGCGGTTTTTCGTTTTTGTCAGGCCGGGCCGCGTATTTTTTCGGTTTCCAGGGACCCGGCATTACGTTGGACACCGCCTGCTCCTCCTCGCTGGTTGCTGTAGATCAGGCCTTGAAGGGACTCATGGCCGGTGACTGCGATATGGCGATCGCCGGCGGCGTAAACCTGATGTATTCACCGGCAACCACCGAACTGCTGGCCACGCTCAATATTTTGTCTCCCGACTGCGTAATCCGCAGCTTTGATGCCAAAGCCAACGGCACGGTACGCGGTGAAGGCGGCGGTGTGGTAATCCTGAAGAAACTGGCTGCCGCTTTGCGAGACGGTGACCGGATACACGCCATCATCAGAGGCAGCGGTGTAAATCAGGACGGGCCGAGCTCCGGGCTGACCGCTCCTTACGGACCGGCGCAGGAAAAACTGATTAACGATGTGTGGCGGCGCTGCCGGCTTGATTGTCATGATATAGGCTATATCGAGGCCCACGGTACCGGCACGGAACTGGGTGATCCGATCGAAGTGGCAGCTCTGGCTAATGTTCTCAAGGACAGAACGGCACCGGTTTATCTGGGAACCGTGAAAACCAATATCGGTCATCTGGAAGCGGCGGCCGGCATTGCCGGACTTATCAAGACCATTCTCGCAGTCGAGAATGGCGTTATACCGGGAAACCTTCATTTTGAAACGCCTTCGCCGCATATTGAGTGGGAAGAGGTTCCGATAAAAGTGCCGGCACGGACGCTCACCTGGGAAACCGGTCCGGACAAACCACGCATTGCCGGTGTCAGTTCCTTTGGTCTCAGCGGCACCAATGCGCATGTGGTTGTTGAGCAGTACTGCGGTACAGCTTTGCCCCAAGGAAAAAGCAGCCGCAATTGTGATGCAGACAGGCCGTTTCCTTTCAAATTCAGTTCGGTTACCGAACAGGGACTCTGCAGGCAGCTTGAGGCCTTTCTCTCCCATCTGGAAAAGGCACAGCCGCAGGACGAGACCGGCTTGGCGAATTTATCCTACAGCTTAAATAGCATCAAGGCCGATTTGCCGGTGAGAATGGTCATCTGGGCCCGGTCTGCCGGCGAACTGAAAGAAAATATCAAACAGGCCCTTGCCGGCCGGACCTCCGCTGCCGTTAGCCGCGGCAGCACGGCGAAAAAAGTCGTCTTTTTGTTCACCGGGCAAGGTTCGCAATATCCGGCAATGTTTGCCGATTTTTACCGGGAAAATCGCATCTTCCGTTCCTGCCTGGACGAGTGCAATACCTATTATCAGGCAATTACCGGCCAAGATCTGAGAAAAATTATTTTTTCCGGCGGCAGTTGCCTGCACGAAACGCGGTATACGCAGCCGGCACTGTTTGCCGTTGAGTATGCCCTGGCGCGGTTGTGGCAGGAATACGGCGTGGAACCGGTATTAATGGCCGGACACAGTGTCGGTGAATATACGGCGGCATGCCTGGCCGGTGTGTTTACTCTTGCTGATGCCGTTAAGCTGATTACGGCCAGGGGTGAACTCATGTATTCCCTGCCAAGATGCGGCCGGATGGCAGCGGTACTGGCCGGCAGGGAGACGGTAAGCAGCCTGCTGGCAGAAAAACAATGCGTTACCATTGCTGCGACCAACACTCCCGGACAAACAGTCATTTCCGGGGATGAACGGGAAGTGAACGAGGTCTGCGATGCATTGGCAGGAC
Proteins encoded in this window:
- a CDS encoding saccharopine dehydrogenase NADP-binding domain-containing protein translates to MIGIIGGYGAVGLQTARMLQEWGGQPLRIGGRNSTMARNRFSGEFPRAEWFEVDVEDDQSMDLFLDGCSLIVNCSGPSWRTAARVARMCLARGCHHVDAGMDKEMAVLRKTTPNNTVVLYAAGATPGLSGLLPRQLAQAFDQVESLRYYTGALDKFTAAAAEDYLTGVVDKDNQPLAGWKDSACRLAALNRRTGTRLPFFPREVTLYPYFDAEAEFVANALALRDGEWYIGIDGQHVPPVLDEVRFRFSTNRHDAIKRLCTAAELDAAGRRQYALFIIELSGRKNGTGITRTLVLQADRPSLLTGSVAAAAAIAVLEGEIPAGIRPLAELPVPDKVIERLNKSKVISCLRVFESSVEQLLPVTEGEL
- a CDS encoding Gfo/Idh/MocA family oxidoreductase; protein product: MRRKTPGKQLRAIVCGSTFGQFYLEALNLLPEEFIIDGLLARGSERSAQCAKYYGINLYTEAGQLPDNIDLACVVLRSGVLGGKGTDLSQELLARGIHVIQEQPVHHKDMAACLRVARQNGVLFQTGDLYVQLPAVRRFIACTRTLLNRQNALYIDAAFASQVSYPMVHILAEALPSIRPWRTGTVSREGGPFQVLTGTLGKTPAVLRVHNEVDPNDPDNYLHLLHQVTIGTAGGSLSLTDTHGDVIWRPRLHITKNLGTFGDLAGAYPEHLLENSTETLGPSSSASYKEILTKQWPGAIARDLSSMREMILENFDTAMKSQQALLYSSQWQELTETLGYPVLRPGGSHQPLPVSILQTEAEKVAVNG
- a CDS encoding VOC family protein, which encodes MLVCSHIMCKVANISEAVQNCKKLGFSVEWGSAPERAHNAFIWFEEGPFIEFFQIPESWWLLGSPFGLIFGREAGKRWYRWFGSAEGLCDLALVPANAAEEAAKEVIRDSRSFKALKLSLNKAGLSTSRIINGWRVRPDGVKVRYSFFSPEPSGLPFVVSGYDSCQRPEKVEHPNGARGITWIKMGVAHNDVQQFRLLTQGDKWLIAQPATETKLLELGLAGLKQSLDPNLLHGTVMTDAAGKPENQYEEK